One stretch of Streptomyces hygroscopicus DNA includes these proteins:
- a CDS encoding HAD-superfamily hydrolase, subfamily IA, variant1 — MVRFAYAAFMIRAVVFDVGECLVDETREYGTWADWLGVPRHTFATMFGAVIAQGRDYRETFQVFRPGFDLSEEREKRAQAGQPEHFGDGDLYSDVRPALTALRDAGLWVGIAGNQTVRAGGILRSLDLTADFIGTSDDWGVSKPDPAFFSAVTDAAPCRAEEILYVGDRMDNDIRPAAKAGMRTALIRRGPWATIQWDDPDAAAIPTFRVHSLAELPDLVATVNAEER, encoded by the coding sequence ATGGTCCGATTCGCCTACGCTGCTTTCATGATCCGAGCTGTGGTGTTTGATGTCGGCGAGTGCTTGGTGGACGAAACGCGCGAGTACGGCACATGGGCGGATTGGCTGGGAGTGCCCCGGCACACCTTCGCGACGATGTTCGGTGCCGTGATCGCTCAAGGTCGGGACTACCGCGAAACGTTCCAGGTCTTCCGCCCCGGATTTGATCTTTCCGAAGAGCGGGAGAAGCGGGCCCAGGCGGGCCAGCCGGAGCACTTCGGCGACGGCGACCTGTACTCGGACGTCCGTCCGGCGTTGACGGCACTGCGGGACGCCGGTCTGTGGGTGGGCATCGCGGGCAACCAGACCGTACGTGCCGGGGGCATTCTGCGTTCCCTCGACCTCACGGCCGACTTCATCGGCACGTCCGACGACTGGGGTGTGTCCAAGCCCGACCCGGCATTCTTCTCCGCTGTGACGGACGCCGCCCCCTGCCGGGCCGAGGAGATCCTTTACGTGGGTGACCGGATGGACAACGACATCCGTCCGGCGGCCAAGGCGGGCATGAGGACGGCGCTGATCCGGCGCGGGCCGTGGGCCACGATTCAGTGGGACGACCCGGATGCCGCCGCAATCCCCACCTTCCGCGTCCACAGCCTCGCCGAGTTGCCGGACCTGGTCGCCACCGTCAACGCTGAAGAGCGCTGA